The nucleotide window CCAAGTCACGCTATTCGACCCCAAGCACGGCGGAATCAGTGCGGTCATCGAAGCGGATTTGTTAGGTCAGTTTCGCACCGGGGCCGCGACCGGAGTCGCGACCAAGAAGCTCGCCCGCGCGGACGCTAGCACCGTCGGGTTGTTCGGCACCGGCAAGCAGGCCCGCACGCAACTTCTGGCGGTCTGCAAGGTACGGCCCATCAAGAAGGCACACGTCTACGGGCGCGACGCCGAACGCCGCAAGACCTTCGCGGCTCAACTGGCGCAGGAAACGGGCGTTGAGGTGATCCCCGTCGATCGGCCGGAAGAGGCCGCGCAAGGATTGGACATCGTCATCACCGCGACCACCTCACGCGAGCCCGTGTTGCTGGGCGAGTGGGTGAGTGAGGGACAGCACCTGAACGTCGTCGGCTCGAACTTCCTGGCGAAGACAGAGACCGACGTGGAGGTGTTCCGCCGCACACAAGTCGTCAGTGCCGACAGCAAGGAACAGGCGAAGCTTGAGGCCGGTGACTTCGTAG belongs to Gemmata obscuriglobus and includes:
- a CDS encoding ornithine cyclodeaminase family protein, which codes for MPILYLTEADVGRVLTMELALDAVGAAFRKLALEEAVNNPRQRCQTDHVMLHVLPAAAKTLGALGFKAYTVAKSGEAKFQVTLFDPKHGGISAVIEADLLGQFRTGAATGVATKKLARADASTVGLFGTGKQARTQLLAVCKVRPIKKAHVYGRDAERRKTFAAQLAQETGVEVIPVDRPEEAAQGLDIVITATTSREPVLLGEWVSEGQHLNVVGSNFLAKTETDVEVFRRTQVVSADSKEQAKLEAGDFVEPVKAGVLQWADVLEFAPLLVGRYPGRESPQDVTLFKSLGLGIQDIALAAKVVELAKQQGLGRELL